From one Bombus affinis isolate iyBomAffi1 chromosome 9, iyBomAffi1.2, whole genome shotgun sequence genomic stretch:
- the LOC126920529 gene encoding uncharacterized protein LOC126920529, which translates to MPVGGRVAGKVGIYSSHYNGKGYSGINEEIMWISIGMGITIAVLITIALCYIAREKCRKRHEGYYAS; encoded by the exons ATGCCTGTGGGAGGACGAGTCGCTGGCAAAGTTGGGATTTACAGCTCCCATTATAATG GGAAAGGCTACAGTGGTATTAACGAGGAGATCATGTGGATCAGCATCGGGATGGGGATCACGATCGCCGTACTGATCACCATTGCTCTGTGCTACATCGCCCGTGAGAAATGCCGGAAACGGCACGAGGGCTACTACGCTTCCTGA
- the LOC126920511 gene encoding long-chain-fatty-acid--CoA ligase 4 isoform X1, whose translation MIVDEKPEMESFWVISAVNAIKAISYLYDLLTFPVYLVLQRPWEKRKASRRIKARPITKDEQSITYRSVDPPREMHITLERENIDTLEKVMGWITKKHGEKKCIGTREILAEEDEVQSNGRIFKKYKMGEYKWKNYNDMDRLTTSFGRGLKEYNLTMHKNIVIFAETREEWMIAAYGCFKQNMTVVTIYATLGEEAIAHGINETEVNTVITSHNLLPKFKRLLNVLPNVKTIIYMEDQLVPTDTKGYKADVRLLPFSDILQTGNSSAASLSSPKSSDTAIIMYTSGSTGVPKGVLLSHTNVISVMKSFCDVVEIRPDDVFLAFLPLAHVFELLAESVCLLSGVPIGYSSPLTMIDSSSKIQRGSKGDASVLRPTCVTSVPLILDRICKGINEKVKKSGPLSRTIFRFAYEYKLKWYKRGYDTPTCNKYVFGAARQVLGGKVRLILCGGAPLTPDTQTQVKMCLCATLTQGYGLTETTSCATVMDKHDRSTGRVGGPTTICDIRLENWEEAGYRVTDTPYPRGEILIGGANVSAGYYKLPDKTKEDFFYEDGKQWFRTGDIGEIHEDGCIKIIDRKKDLVKLQLGEYVSLGKVEAELKTCPVVENICVYGDSHKSYTVALVVPNQYYLEQIANDLGITGKNLEELCDNPDIEKAVLQELVEQAKKCNLQRFEIPGAVKLCAEQWSPDMGLVTAAFKLKRKAVQERYQHEINRMYAS comes from the exons ATGATCGTGGACGAAAAACC GGAGATGGAAAGCTTTTGGGTTATCAGCGCAGTCAACGCGATCAAGGCGATTTCGTACCTGTATGATCTGCTAACGTTCCCGGTATACCTCGTGCTCCAACGACCTTGGGAGAAAAGGAAGGCTTCACGAAGGATCAAGGCTCGACCCATTACAAAGGATGAACAAAGTATTACATATAGGAGTGTTGATCCGCCGAGGGAGATGCACATTACCCTTGAACGTGAAAATATCGATACGCTCGAGAAGGTGATGGGATGGATCACTAAAAAGCACGGCGAAAAAAAATGCATTGGTACCAGAGAGATACTTGCGGAGGAGGACGAGGTTCAATCCAATGGTAGAATATTCAAAAAG TATAAAATGGGAGAGTACAAATGGAAAAACTATAATGATATGGACAGGCTGACAACATCCTTTGGTCGAGGCTTAAAAGAATATAATCTTACGATGCATAAGAACATCGTGATCTTTGCCGAGACTAGGGAGGAATGGATGATAGCCGCCTATGGTTGTTTCAAACAGAACATGACTGTAGTTACTATTTATGCGACGTTAGGCGAGGAAGCTATTGCTCATGGAATCAACGAAACGGAAGTCAATACCGTGATTACTAGCCATAACCTGTTACCAAAATTCAAACGGCTCCTTAATGTGTTACCTAATGTtaaaacaattatttatatGGAAGATCAACTGGTACCTACTGATACAAAGGGTTATAAG GCTGATGTTAGGCTGTTACCTTTTTCTGATATACTCCAGACAGGTAACAGTTCTGCAGCATCACTATCATCACCAAAAAGCTCTGATACTGCAATCATAATGTACACATCTGGGTCAACTGGAGTACCTAAAGGTGTGCTCTTGTCACATACAAATGTGATTTCTGTGATGAAGTCATTCTGTGATGTCGTTGAAATTAGACCGGATGATGTGTTTCTTGCATTCTTACCTTTGGCTCATGTATTTGAACTTCTTGCTGAGAGTGTGTGTCTTTTAAGCGGTGTGCCTATCGGTTATAGTTCACCTCTCACTATGATCGATTCAAGTAGTAAGATTCAAAGAGGATCCAAAGGGGACGCGTCAGTTCTGCGACCAACTTGTGTAACTTCCGTGCCA CTTATTTTGGACCGTATCTGTAAAGGTATCAATGAAAAGGTAAAGAAATCGGGGCCTCTGAGTCGGACCATTTTCAGATTTGCCTATGAATACAAATTGAAATGGTATAAGCGTGGTTACGATACACCTACCTGCAATAAATATGTTTTTGGAGCTGCAAGACAGGTTCTTGGTGGAAAGGTTAGGCTTATACTTTGTGGTGGTGCTCCTTTGACTCCAGATACCCAAACTCAAGTCAAAATGTGTCTCTGTGCCACATTGACTCAAGGATATGGCCTTACAGAAACAACTTCCTGTGCTACAGTTATGGACA AGCATGATAGGAGTACAGGAAGAGTAGGAGGACCAACCACTATTTGTGATATTCGATTAGAAAATTGGGAGGAAGCTGGTTACAGAGTTACGGATACTCCATATCCTAGAGGAGAAATATTAATTGGTGGTGCAAATGTTTCGGCTGGGTATTACAAATTACcagataaaacgaaagaagactTTTTTTATGAAGATGGGAAACAGTGGTTCAGAACCGGCGATATTGGAGAAATTCATGAAGATGGTTGCATAAAAATTATAG ATCGAAAGAAGGATCTAGTTAAATTGCAACTTGGTGAATACGTATCTTTGGGTAAAGTTGAAGCAGAACTGAAAACCTGTCCTGTTGTGGAGAATATTTGTGTTTATGGAGATTCACATAAATCTTATACAGTAGCACTAGTAGTACCTAACCAATACTATTTAGAACAGATTGCCAATGACTTAGGTATTACAGGAAAAAATTTAGAGGAACTGTGCGATAATCCTGATATTGAAAAAGCGGTGTTACAGGAGCTGGTTGAACAAGccaaaaaat GCAATCTCCAGAGGTTCGAAATACCTGGTGCTGTGAAACTGTGCGCAGAACAGTGGTCACCTGATATGGGACTGGTAACAGCTGCATTCAAGCTTAAAAGGAAAGCAGTGCAAGAACGTTATCAACACGAAATCAATAGGATGTATGCCTCGTGA
- the LOC126920511 gene encoding long-chain-fatty-acid--CoA ligase 4 isoform X2, protein MEMESFWVISAVNAIKAISYLYDLLTFPVYLVLQRPWEKRKASRRIKARPITKDEQSITYRSVDPPREMHITLERENIDTLEKVMGWITKKHGEKKCIGTREILAEEDEVQSNGRIFKKYKMGEYKWKNYNDMDRLTTSFGRGLKEYNLTMHKNIVIFAETREEWMIAAYGCFKQNMTVVTIYATLGEEAIAHGINETEVNTVITSHNLLPKFKRLLNVLPNVKTIIYMEDQLVPTDTKGYKADVRLLPFSDILQTGNSSAASLSSPKSSDTAIIMYTSGSTGVPKGVLLSHTNVISVMKSFCDVVEIRPDDVFLAFLPLAHVFELLAESVCLLSGVPIGYSSPLTMIDSSSKIQRGSKGDASVLRPTCVTSVPLILDRICKGINEKVKKSGPLSRTIFRFAYEYKLKWYKRGYDTPTCNKYVFGAARQVLGGKVRLILCGGAPLTPDTQTQVKMCLCATLTQGYGLTETTSCATVMDKHDRSTGRVGGPTTICDIRLENWEEAGYRVTDTPYPRGEILIGGANVSAGYYKLPDKTKEDFFYEDGKQWFRTGDIGEIHEDGCIKIIDRKKDLVKLQLGEYVSLGKVEAELKTCPVVENICVYGDSHKSYTVALVVPNQYYLEQIANDLGITGKNLEELCDNPDIEKAVLQELVEQAKKCNLQRFEIPGAVKLCAEQWSPDMGLVTAAFKLKRKAVQERYQHEINRMYAS, encoded by the exons GGAGATGGAAAGCTTTTGGGTTATCAGCGCAGTCAACGCGATCAAGGCGATTTCGTACCTGTATGATCTGCTAACGTTCCCGGTATACCTCGTGCTCCAACGACCTTGGGAGAAAAGGAAGGCTTCACGAAGGATCAAGGCTCGACCCATTACAAAGGATGAACAAAGTATTACATATAGGAGTGTTGATCCGCCGAGGGAGATGCACATTACCCTTGAACGTGAAAATATCGATACGCTCGAGAAGGTGATGGGATGGATCACTAAAAAGCACGGCGAAAAAAAATGCATTGGTACCAGAGAGATACTTGCGGAGGAGGACGAGGTTCAATCCAATGGTAGAATATTCAAAAAG TATAAAATGGGAGAGTACAAATGGAAAAACTATAATGATATGGACAGGCTGACAACATCCTTTGGTCGAGGCTTAAAAGAATATAATCTTACGATGCATAAGAACATCGTGATCTTTGCCGAGACTAGGGAGGAATGGATGATAGCCGCCTATGGTTGTTTCAAACAGAACATGACTGTAGTTACTATTTATGCGACGTTAGGCGAGGAAGCTATTGCTCATGGAATCAACGAAACGGAAGTCAATACCGTGATTACTAGCCATAACCTGTTACCAAAATTCAAACGGCTCCTTAATGTGTTACCTAATGTtaaaacaattatttatatGGAAGATCAACTGGTACCTACTGATACAAAGGGTTATAAG GCTGATGTTAGGCTGTTACCTTTTTCTGATATACTCCAGACAGGTAACAGTTCTGCAGCATCACTATCATCACCAAAAAGCTCTGATACTGCAATCATAATGTACACATCTGGGTCAACTGGAGTACCTAAAGGTGTGCTCTTGTCACATACAAATGTGATTTCTGTGATGAAGTCATTCTGTGATGTCGTTGAAATTAGACCGGATGATGTGTTTCTTGCATTCTTACCTTTGGCTCATGTATTTGAACTTCTTGCTGAGAGTGTGTGTCTTTTAAGCGGTGTGCCTATCGGTTATAGTTCACCTCTCACTATGATCGATTCAAGTAGTAAGATTCAAAGAGGATCCAAAGGGGACGCGTCAGTTCTGCGACCAACTTGTGTAACTTCCGTGCCA CTTATTTTGGACCGTATCTGTAAAGGTATCAATGAAAAGGTAAAGAAATCGGGGCCTCTGAGTCGGACCATTTTCAGATTTGCCTATGAATACAAATTGAAATGGTATAAGCGTGGTTACGATACACCTACCTGCAATAAATATGTTTTTGGAGCTGCAAGACAGGTTCTTGGTGGAAAGGTTAGGCTTATACTTTGTGGTGGTGCTCCTTTGACTCCAGATACCCAAACTCAAGTCAAAATGTGTCTCTGTGCCACATTGACTCAAGGATATGGCCTTACAGAAACAACTTCCTGTGCTACAGTTATGGACA AGCATGATAGGAGTACAGGAAGAGTAGGAGGACCAACCACTATTTGTGATATTCGATTAGAAAATTGGGAGGAAGCTGGTTACAGAGTTACGGATACTCCATATCCTAGAGGAGAAATATTAATTGGTGGTGCAAATGTTTCGGCTGGGTATTACAAATTACcagataaaacgaaagaagactTTTTTTATGAAGATGGGAAACAGTGGTTCAGAACCGGCGATATTGGAGAAATTCATGAAGATGGTTGCATAAAAATTATAG ATCGAAAGAAGGATCTAGTTAAATTGCAACTTGGTGAATACGTATCTTTGGGTAAAGTTGAAGCAGAACTGAAAACCTGTCCTGTTGTGGAGAATATTTGTGTTTATGGAGATTCACATAAATCTTATACAGTAGCACTAGTAGTACCTAACCAATACTATTTAGAACAGATTGCCAATGACTTAGGTATTACAGGAAAAAATTTAGAGGAACTGTGCGATAATCCTGATATTGAAAAAGCGGTGTTACAGGAGCTGGTTGAACAAGccaaaaaat GCAATCTCCAGAGGTTCGAAATACCTGGTGCTGTGAAACTGTGCGCAGAACAGTGGTCACCTGATATGGGACTGGTAACAGCTGCATTCAAGCTTAAAAGGAAAGCAGTGCAAGAACGTTATCAACACGAAATCAATAGGATGTATGCCTCGTGA
- the LOC126920511 gene encoding long-chain-fatty-acid--CoA ligase 4 isoform X3, translated as MESFWVISAVNAIKAISYLYDLLTFPVYLVLQRPWEKRKASRRIKARPITKDEQSITYRSVDPPREMHITLERENIDTLEKVMGWITKKHGEKKCIGTREILAEEDEVQSNGRIFKKYKMGEYKWKNYNDMDRLTTSFGRGLKEYNLTMHKNIVIFAETREEWMIAAYGCFKQNMTVVTIYATLGEEAIAHGINETEVNTVITSHNLLPKFKRLLNVLPNVKTIIYMEDQLVPTDTKGYKADVRLLPFSDILQTGNSSAASLSSPKSSDTAIIMYTSGSTGVPKGVLLSHTNVISVMKSFCDVVEIRPDDVFLAFLPLAHVFELLAESVCLLSGVPIGYSSPLTMIDSSSKIQRGSKGDASVLRPTCVTSVPLILDRICKGINEKVKKSGPLSRTIFRFAYEYKLKWYKRGYDTPTCNKYVFGAARQVLGGKVRLILCGGAPLTPDTQTQVKMCLCATLTQGYGLTETTSCATVMDKHDRSTGRVGGPTTICDIRLENWEEAGYRVTDTPYPRGEILIGGANVSAGYYKLPDKTKEDFFYEDGKQWFRTGDIGEIHEDGCIKIIDRKKDLVKLQLGEYVSLGKVEAELKTCPVVENICVYGDSHKSYTVALVVPNQYYLEQIANDLGITGKNLEELCDNPDIEKAVLQELVEQAKKCNLQRFEIPGAVKLCAEQWSPDMGLVTAAFKLKRKAVQERYQHEINRMYAS; from the exons ATGGAAAGCTTTTGGGTTATCAGCGCAGTCAACGCGATCAAGGCGATTTCGTACCTGTATGATCTGCTAACGTTCCCGGTATACCTCGTGCTCCAACGACCTTGGGAGAAAAGGAAGGCTTCACGAAGGATCAAGGCTCGACCCATTACAAAGGATGAACAAAGTATTACATATAGGAGTGTTGATCCGCCGAGGGAGATGCACATTACCCTTGAACGTGAAAATATCGATACGCTCGAGAAGGTGATGGGATGGATCACTAAAAAGCACGGCGAAAAAAAATGCATTGGTACCAGAGAGATACTTGCGGAGGAGGACGAGGTTCAATCCAATGGTAGAATATTCAAAAAG TATAAAATGGGAGAGTACAAATGGAAAAACTATAATGATATGGACAGGCTGACAACATCCTTTGGTCGAGGCTTAAAAGAATATAATCTTACGATGCATAAGAACATCGTGATCTTTGCCGAGACTAGGGAGGAATGGATGATAGCCGCCTATGGTTGTTTCAAACAGAACATGACTGTAGTTACTATTTATGCGACGTTAGGCGAGGAAGCTATTGCTCATGGAATCAACGAAACGGAAGTCAATACCGTGATTACTAGCCATAACCTGTTACCAAAATTCAAACGGCTCCTTAATGTGTTACCTAATGTtaaaacaattatttatatGGAAGATCAACTGGTACCTACTGATACAAAGGGTTATAAG GCTGATGTTAGGCTGTTACCTTTTTCTGATATACTCCAGACAGGTAACAGTTCTGCAGCATCACTATCATCACCAAAAAGCTCTGATACTGCAATCATAATGTACACATCTGGGTCAACTGGAGTACCTAAAGGTGTGCTCTTGTCACATACAAATGTGATTTCTGTGATGAAGTCATTCTGTGATGTCGTTGAAATTAGACCGGATGATGTGTTTCTTGCATTCTTACCTTTGGCTCATGTATTTGAACTTCTTGCTGAGAGTGTGTGTCTTTTAAGCGGTGTGCCTATCGGTTATAGTTCACCTCTCACTATGATCGATTCAAGTAGTAAGATTCAAAGAGGATCCAAAGGGGACGCGTCAGTTCTGCGACCAACTTGTGTAACTTCCGTGCCA CTTATTTTGGACCGTATCTGTAAAGGTATCAATGAAAAGGTAAAGAAATCGGGGCCTCTGAGTCGGACCATTTTCAGATTTGCCTATGAATACAAATTGAAATGGTATAAGCGTGGTTACGATACACCTACCTGCAATAAATATGTTTTTGGAGCTGCAAGACAGGTTCTTGGTGGAAAGGTTAGGCTTATACTTTGTGGTGGTGCTCCTTTGACTCCAGATACCCAAACTCAAGTCAAAATGTGTCTCTGTGCCACATTGACTCAAGGATATGGCCTTACAGAAACAACTTCCTGTGCTACAGTTATGGACA AGCATGATAGGAGTACAGGAAGAGTAGGAGGACCAACCACTATTTGTGATATTCGATTAGAAAATTGGGAGGAAGCTGGTTACAGAGTTACGGATACTCCATATCCTAGAGGAGAAATATTAATTGGTGGTGCAAATGTTTCGGCTGGGTATTACAAATTACcagataaaacgaaagaagactTTTTTTATGAAGATGGGAAACAGTGGTTCAGAACCGGCGATATTGGAGAAATTCATGAAGATGGTTGCATAAAAATTATAG ATCGAAAGAAGGATCTAGTTAAATTGCAACTTGGTGAATACGTATCTTTGGGTAAAGTTGAAGCAGAACTGAAAACCTGTCCTGTTGTGGAGAATATTTGTGTTTATGGAGATTCACATAAATCTTATACAGTAGCACTAGTAGTACCTAACCAATACTATTTAGAACAGATTGCCAATGACTTAGGTATTACAGGAAAAAATTTAGAGGAACTGTGCGATAATCCTGATATTGAAAAAGCGGTGTTACAGGAGCTGGTTGAACAAGccaaaaaat GCAATCTCCAGAGGTTCGAAATACCTGGTGCTGTGAAACTGTGCGCAGAACAGTGGTCACCTGATATGGGACTGGTAACAGCTGCATTCAAGCTTAAAAGGAAAGCAGTGCAAGAACGTTATCAACACGAAATCAATAGGATGTATGCCTCGTGA